A stretch of Clostridium sp. BJN0001 DNA encodes these proteins:
- the brnQ gene encoding branched-chain amino acid transport system II carrier protein, translated as MKEKLKISQNLLIGSLLFGLFFGAGNLIFPVKMGQDAGANSFVAGIGFIITGVGLPIVGIIASALSRSDSLLNMTEPVGKKYSLAFTAILYLTIGPLFAIPRTATVAFEVGIRPFVSDFNANKLLIIFSVVFFLLTLYYSLKPGKILDWIGKFLTPTFLVLLSILLLMTFIKPMGNAADFTPVKNYIGSAFFTGLLDGYNTMDALASLAFAIIIISNIRNLGINDPSSIAIETSKSGLVSVVGMTVIYGSLTFMGATSLGAVERADNGGLILSYVSSHYFGYAGQMLLAAIVIIACLKTAIGLITACSEMFVEITHNKISYKIFAVLFVLFSFIMANFGLNNIISLSVPVLMFLYPLAITLIVLSLLYALIKKNGIIYKSTMIFTFFAAIFDFFKALPENIKDISFIKNMIEFAKNYLPGFNYGFGWIVPAVIGFFIGVIINRIINKRN; from the coding sequence ATGAAAGAAAAACTGAAAATAAGCCAGAACCTTTTAATAGGCTCACTTTTATTTGGACTATTTTTTGGGGCTGGAAACCTAATTTTTCCAGTAAAAATGGGGCAGGATGCTGGGGCTAATTCATTTGTTGCAGGAATTGGGTTTATTATTACTGGTGTTGGTCTTCCAATAGTGGGTATTATAGCGTCTGCATTATCAAGAAGTGATAGCCTTCTTAATATGACAGAACCTGTAGGAAAAAAATATTCACTTGCATTTACAGCTATACTTTATCTTACGATAGGACCGCTTTTTGCAATTCCACGTACAGCTACAGTAGCTTTTGAGGTTGGAATTCGTCCGTTTGTATCAGATTTTAATGCGAATAAATTACTTATTATTTTTTCAGTAGTATTTTTTTTACTTACACTTTATTATTCACTTAAGCCTGGAAAAATACTAGACTGGATTGGAAAATTTTTAACACCGACTTTTTTAGTCTTACTATCAATATTATTACTTATGACATTTATAAAACCTATGGGAAATGCTGCAGATTTTACACCTGTGAAAAATTATATAGGTTCAGCATTTTTTACAGGACTTCTTGATGGATACAATACAATGGATGCATTAGCGTCTTTAGCATTTGCAATTATTATAATATCTAATATACGAAATCTTGGAATAAATGATCCTTCATCAATAGCTATAGAAACTTCTAAATCAGGACTTGTAAGTGTAGTAGGTATGACAGTAATATATGGCTCATTAACATTTATGGGTGCAACAAGTCTTGGAGCAGTAGAAAGAGCAGATAATGGAGGACTTATCTTATCATATGTTAGTTCTCATTATTTTGGATATGCAGGACAAATGCTTCTTGCAGCAATAGTTATAATTGCATGCTTAAAAACAGCAATTGGACTTATTACAGCATGTAGTGAAATGTTCGTAGAAATAACACATAATAAAATTTCATACAAAATATTTGCTGTTTTGTTTGTATTATTTTCATTTATAATGGCAAATTTTGGACTTAATAATATAATAAGTTTATCAGTTCCTGTGCTTATGTTCCTTTATCCTCTTGCCATTACACTTATAGTGCTTTCACTTTTATATGCTTTAATAAAAAAGAACGGAATAATATATAAATCAACAATGATATTTACGTTTTTTGCAGCTATATTTGATTTCTTTAAGGCACTTCCAGAAAATATTAAAGACATATCATTTATAAAGAATATGATTGAATTTGCTAAAAACTATCTCCCAGGTTTTAATTATGGATTTGGATGGATTGTCCCAGCAGTTATTGGATTCTTCATAGGAGTTATAATAAATAGAATTATAAATAAGAGAAATTAG
- a CDS encoding Crp/Fnr family transcriptional regulator → MIHKEDSIAEKKKKINLLFEKYPFLKDINDKNNGLVEKNSEFRIMYSNECMLSNGRMCERMPFVLTGEINIKKINIEGEETNLYNIKAGGLCHEALNCILHYNSLNISACAICDSLMCTLSTEFVREYLLENIEFLKYMYQDIYKKLDLIIKKREEKNHKSLEKRLIEFFLKKNSKIIYITHRELALEIDSSRESVTRKLNEFEKKGLIKSQRGKITLLSDIYKL, encoded by the coding sequence ATGATTCATAAAGAGGATTCAATAGCTGAAAAAAAGAAAAAAATTAATTTATTATTTGAAAAATATCCGTTTTTAAAAGATATAAATGATAAAAATAATGGACTTGTTGAAAAAAATAGTGAATTTAGAATTATGTATTCTAATGAGTGTATGTTATCAAATGGACGTATGTGTGAAAGAATGCCGTTTGTACTTACAGGTGAAATCAATATTAAAAAAATTAATATTGAAGGTGAAGAGACAAATCTGTATAATATAAAGGCAGGAGGTCTTTGTCACGAAGCTTTAAATTGCATTCTACATTATAATTCATTAAATATATCAGCATGTGCTATATGTGATTCTTTAATGTGTACTCTTTCAACAGAGTTTGTTAGAGAATATCTTTTAGAAAATATTGAATTTCTTAAATATATGTATCAGGATATCTATAAAAAACTTGATCTCATAATAAAAAAAAGAGAAGAAAAAAATCATAAATCTTTAGAAAAAAGATTGATAGAATTTTTCCTAAAAAAGAATTCAAAGATAATATATATAACTCATAGAGAACTTGCACTTGAAATAGATTCAAGCCGTGAATCTGTTACAAGAAAACTTAATGAATTTGAAAAAAAAGGCCTTATAAAATCTCAAAGAGGAAAAATAACATTACTTTCAGATATTTATAAGTTATAG
- the trxA gene encoding thioredoxin produces the protein MEIINSNDFNRVIKENRVVVIDFFATWCGPCKMLGPVLEDVHKDLAGKVGIYKVDIDKSPDMAAQFQIFSVPTMLIIKDGNIVDKLVGFMPKKLIMSKISNFL, from the coding sequence ATGGAAATAATTAATAGTAATGATTTTAATAGAGTAATTAAAGAGAATAGGGTTGTAGTGATTGACTTTTTTGCAACATGGTGTGGACCATGTAAGATGCTTGGCCCAGTATTAGAAGATGTTCATAAAGATTTAGCAGGTAAAGTAGGTATATACAAAGTTGATATAGATAAGAGCCCTGATATGGCAGCACAATTTCAAATTTTTTCGGTTCCAACAATGCTTATTATTAAAGACGGTAATATAGTAGATAAACTTGTTGGGTTTATGCCAAAGAAATTAATAATGTCAAAAATAAGTAATTTTCTTTAA
- a CDS encoding glutamine synthetase III: protein MKNIDQIFGCDVFNDDVMKVSLPKATYKALKKTIEEGTPLKSDIADVVAEAMKNWAIEKGATHYTHWFQPMTGITAEKHDAFITPVKDGKVLLEFSGKELIQSEPDASSFPSGGLRATFEARGYTAWDCTSPAFVKDGSLCIPTAFCSYNGQALDKKTPLLRSMEAINKQGLRVLRLLGNTTTKKIIENVGPEQEYFLIDKKMYDARKDLILTGRTLFGAKPSKGQELDDHYFGTLRTRVSEFMKDLDEELWKLGITAKTKHNEVAPAQHELASVYTTANIATDNNQLVMEKMKKIAERHGLYCLLHEKPFAGVNGSGKHNNWSIGTDDGIQLLKPAKTPEENEIFLVFLCAVIKAVDENADLLRVSAANAGNDHRLGANEAPPAIISIFLGDEVTNMLKAVEEGKLSNALSKNELEIGVKTLPQLPKDTTDRNRTSPFAFTGNKFEFRMVASSASIGCCNYILNTIVADSLSQIADRLEKADDKKDALPSLLKELVANHKRVIFNGNGYSDEWVEEAEKRGLPNIKSTVESSKALIAEKNIKMFEKHKVLTKEEATARYGVVLGNYNNILNIEALTTLEMAKRQILPASLKYVTSLAESINAVKNTGVEASVAAQASVLKKVSALSSSLKKNIDILDEKVQKAENFDGDIYDLGMMYRYDVFEQMQILRKDADALEMIVAKEYWPMPTYEDMLFNI, encoded by the coding sequence ATGAAAAATATAGACCAAATTTTCGGTTGTGACGTGTTTAATGATGATGTAATGAAAGTAAGTTTACCTAAAGCTACATACAAAGCTTTAAAAAAGACAATAGAAGAAGGAACTCCACTTAAAAGTGATATAGCTGATGTTGTAGCAGAAGCTATGAAAAACTGGGCTATAGAAAAAGGAGCTACACATTATACTCATTGGTTCCAACCTATGACTGGTATTACAGCAGAAAAGCATGATGCATTTATAACACCTGTAAAAGACGGAAAAGTATTATTAGAATTTTCAGGAAAAGAATTAATTCAAAGTGAACCAGATGCATCTTCATTCCCTTCAGGTGGACTTAGAGCAACATTTGAAGCAAGAGGATATACTGCATGGGATTGTACATCTCCAGCCTTTGTAAAAGATGGTTCTTTATGTATACCAACTGCATTCTGCTCATATAACGGACAGGCACTTGATAAAAAGACTCCACTTCTTCGTTCAATGGAAGCTATAAATAAACAGGGATTAAGAGTATTAAGACTTCTTGGAAATACTACAACTAAAAAGATAATTGAAAATGTAGGACCAGAACAGGAATATTTCTTAATTGATAAAAAGATGTATGATGCACGTAAGGATTTAATTTTAACAGGAAGAACATTATTTGGTGCTAAACCTTCAAAAGGTCAAGAACTTGATGATCATTATTTTGGAACATTAAGAACTAGAGTTTCTGAATTTATGAAAGATTTAGATGAAGAATTATGGAAACTTGGAATTACAGCAAAGACTAAGCATAATGAAGTTGCACCAGCACAGCATGAACTTGCAAGTGTTTATACAACAGCTAATATTGCAACTGATAATAATCAGCTTGTAATGGAAAAAATGAAAAAGATAGCAGAAAGACACGGATTATATTGCCTTCTTCATGAAAAACCATTTGCAGGAGTTAATGGATCTGGAAAGCATAATAACTGGTCAATTGGAACTGATGATGGAATTCAGCTTTTAAAACCTGCAAAAACTCCAGAAGAAAATGAAATATTCTTAGTATTTTTATGCGCTGTTATTAAAGCCGTTGATGAAAATGCTGATCTTTTAAGAGTTTCAGCTGCAAATGCAGGAAATGATCATAGATTAGGTGCTAACGAAGCTCCTCCAGCTATCATTTCTATTTTCCTTGGTGATGAAGTAACTAATATGCTTAAAGCTGTTGAAGAAGGAAAATTATCTAATGCATTATCTAAAAATGAATTAGAAATTGGAGTAAAAACTCTTCCACAACTTCCAAAGGATACAACAGATAGAAACAGAACATCTCCATTTGCATTTACAGGAAATAAATTTGAATTTAGAATGGTTGCATCATCTGCATCAATTGGATGTTGTAATTATATTCTTAACACAATAGTTGCTGATAGTTTATCTCAGATTGCAGATAGATTAGAAAAAGCTGATGATAAGAAAGATGCACTTCCTTCATTATTAAAGGAACTTGTAGCTAATCACAAGAGAGTAATCTTTAATGGAAATGGATATTCAGATGAATGGGTTGAAGAGGCAGAAAAAAGAGGTCTTCCTAATATAAAATCAACTGTTGAATCATCTAAAGCATTAATCGCAGAAAAGAATATCAAAATGTTTGAAAAGCATAAAGTTCTTACAAAGGAAGAAGCAACAGCACGTTATGGAGTTGTTCTTGGAAACTATAATAACATCTTAAATATAGAAGCATTAACTACTCTTGAAATGGCTAAACGTCAGATTCTTCCAGCTTCACTTAAATATGTAACAAGTCTTGCAGAATCAATAAATGCTGTTAAAAATACTGGCGTTGAAGCTAGTGTAGCAGCACAAGCATCTGTATTAAAGAAAGTTTCAGCTCTTAGCTCATCACTTAAGAAGAATATTGATATTCTTGATGAAAAAGTTCAAAAGGCTGAAAACTTTGATGGAGACATCTACGATCTTGGAATGATGTACAGATATGATGTATTTGAACAGATGCAGATTTTAAGAAAAGATGCAGATGCACTTGAAATGATCGTTGCTAAAGAATATTGGCCAATGCCAACATATGAAGATATGTTATTTAATATCTAA
- a CDS encoding ABC-2 family transporter protein, whose translation MKKLKRYLRLYSIFISQFLKLIVQSKVDFFIGIIGFFFTQIIGILFLYLVFGNIPSLNGWTLDELIFIYGFAQIPRGIDHLFTDNIWIMAWRLIVNGDFDRYMLRPMNVFFQLIAERLQPDAVGELVVGGILVSKSIADGIVICDIEHIILFIVSIIAGAFIYTAIKLFFASFAFWIKVSGPVLYFVYQFADFAKYPTDIYSRPVKFIITWIIPFGFVAYLPASYFLKSSASGMLIGIECIIAAVFSFIAYAFFSYGIKGYESAGN comes from the coding sequence ATGAAAAAATTAAAGAGATATTTAAGACTTTATTCAATATTTATTTCTCAGTTTTTGAAATTGATTGTCCAGTCAAAAGTTGATTTCTTTATTGGAATAATTGGATTCTTTTTTACTCAGATAATTGGAATACTTTTTCTTTATTTAGTATTTGGAAATATACCATCATTAAATGGGTGGACATTAGATGAGCTTATTTTTATTTATGGATTTGCACAGATTCCAAGAGGAATAGACCATCTTTTTACAGATAATATATGGATTATGGCATGGAGATTAATTGTTAATGGAGATTTTGACAGGTATATGTTAAGACCTATGAATGTGTTTTTCCAGCTTATAGCTGAAAGACTTCAGCCTGATGCTGTGGGAGAACTTGTAGTTGGAGGAATACTAGTTTCAAAATCTATAGCAGATGGTATTGTAATATGTGATATAGAGCATATAATTTTATTTATAGTATCCATAATAGCAGGTGCATTTATTTATACAGCAATTAAGCTTTTCTTTGCATCATTTGCATTTTGGATAAAGGTAAGTGGCCCTGTTTTATATTTTGTATATCAATTTGCAGATTTTGCAAAATATCCAACAGATATATATTCAAGACCGGTTAAGTTTATAATTACATGGATAATACCATTTGGTTTTGTTGCATATCTTCCTGCAAGTTATTTCTTAAAAAGTAGCGCTTCAGGAATGTTAATAGGAATAGAATGTATTATTGCAGCAGTATTTTCATTTATAGCATATGCATTTTTTAGTTACGGAATTAAAGGATATGAAAGTGCTGGAAACTAA
- a CDS encoding ABC-2 family transporter protein, translating to MKKWFKTYIPFASNEIKKEMAYKGAFYLFIFVSLFSSFIMYYLWMVVYNNSPSDTLGGFTRDQMIIYIFMTYVTGCIVKIGVSNWISDDIEKGSIAMNLIKPINYRISLLFRSLGHSIYKLLVPGIFIWIGLELYKAFVLKTGFTSIRNIILFILSAFMSFLIYVLFDFCFSMIAFFTTYIFGMEMAKEALLTFLTGELIPLSFFPEAVSKIFEFLPFSSMNYAPIMIYLGKYSNNELLFVFLRQIAWIIILYMLGTFIWKKITTRLVVLGG from the coding sequence ATGAAAAAATGGTTTAAAACATATATTCCATTTGCATCTAATGAAATAAAAAAAGAGATGGCATATAAAGGAGCGTTTTACTTATTTATTTTTGTAAGTTTATTTAGTTCTTTTATAATGTATTATTTGTGGATGGTAGTATATAACAATTCACCATCAGATACACTTGGAGGATTTACAAGAGACCAAATGATAATATATATTTTCATGACATATGTTACTGGATGTATTGTTAAAATAGGTGTTTCAAATTGGATTAGTGATGATATTGAAAAGGGCTCAATTGCAATGAATTTAATTAAGCCAATTAATTATAGAATTAGTCTTTTATTTAGATCACTAGGACATTCAATCTATAAATTGCTAGTTCCAGGAATATTTATATGGATTGGTCTTGAACTTTATAAAGCATTTGTTCTTAAGACAGGCTTTACGAGCATAAGAAACATAATTTTATTTATATTAAGTGCATTTATGAGTTTTTTAATTTATGTTTTATTTGATTTTTGTTTTTCAATGATAGCATTTTTTACAACTTATATATTTGGAATGGAAATGGCTAAAGAGGCACTTCTTACATTTTTAACAGGAGAACTTATTCCTTTAAGCTTTTTTCCGGAAGCGGTTTCAAAAATTTTTGAATTTTTACCTTTTTCGTCAATGAACTATGCACCTATTATGATATACCTTGGAAAATATTCAAATAATGAACTTTTATTTGTATTTTTAAGACAGATAGCATGGATTATAATTTTATACATGCTTGGAACATTTATATGGAAGAAGATAACTACAAGACTTGTTGTGTTAGGAGGGTAA
- a CDS encoding ATP-binding cassette domain-containing protein has product MIEVSHITKDFISPKKYPGLKGAIKGVFSTEKVLKRAVDDISFKINDGEIVGYIGSNGAGKSTTIKMMTGILNPTKGDCTVNGVNPNKQRKINAKNIGVVFGQRTQLWWDLPLSESFTILKEIYDVSDEKYKNQLEFFNKVLGLNEFFDRPVRNLSLGQRMRADLGASLLHNPKVLYLDEPTIGLDLVVKDNIRKAIKEINKKYNTTIILTTHDIEDIEELCNRIIIIDHGKKIYDGSLKDLKTKYSVNKRVCFEIKDIENAKNIDLKDEFNLSKSDIYSEIDEEEKIYTINFNVKKLQSPQVISKIMQLIPVRDVHVYETELADIVKEIYCKGGVDE; this is encoded by the coding sequence ATGATTGAAGTTAGTCATATAACAAAAGATTTTATATCGCCTAAAAAGTATCCTGGACTTAAAGGGGCGATAAAAGGGGTATTTTCAACAGAAAAAGTTTTAAAAAGAGCAGTTGATGATATTTCTTTTAAAATAAATGATGGTGAAATTGTAGGATATATAGGCAGCAACGGTGCAGGAAAGTCTACAACAATAAAAATGATGACAGGAATATTAAATCCAACTAAAGGCGACTGCACTGTAAATGGAGTAAATCCAAATAAACAGAGAAAAATAAATGCAAAAAATATTGGAGTTGTATTTGGACAGAGAACTCAGTTATGGTGGGATTTACCACTTAGTGAGTCTTTTACTATTTTAAAGGAAATATATGATGTTTCGGATGAAAAGTATAAAAATCAGCTAGAGTTTTTTAATAAAGTATTAGGTCTTAATGAGTTTTTTGATAGACCTGTTAGAAATTTATCATTAGGACAGAGAATGAGAGCAGACCTTGGAGCATCTCTTCTTCATAATCCAAAAGTCTTATATTTAGACGAGCCTACAATAGGACTTGATCTTGTAGTTAAGGATAATATAAGAAAAGCGATTAAAGAGATAAATAAAAAATATAATACAACAATAATTCTTACTACTCATGATATAGAAGATATAGAAGAACTTTGTAATAGAATTATAATTATAGATCATGGTAAAAAGATTTATGATGGTTCTTTAAAGGATTTAAAAACAAAGTATTCAGTTAATAAAAGAGTTTGTTTTGAAATTAAAGATATAGAAAATGCAAAAAATATAGATCTAAAAGATGAATTTAATCTTTCAAAAAGCGATATTTACAGTGAAATAGATGAAGAAGAAAAGATATATACAATTAATTTTAATGTAAAAAAACTTCAATCTCCACAGGTTATTTCAAAAATTATGCAGCTTATTCCTGTTAGGGATGTTCATGTATATGAAACAGAACTCGCAGATATCGTAAAAGAGATATATTGCAAGGGAGGAGTTGATGAGTAA
- a CDS encoding HAD family phosphatase yields the protein MKNIIFDMDGTILDSMDYWENLGSNYLKSVGIVPPQNLNKIIEKMTMNESALYFIEKLGVKKDIDTIIKEIYDLILYEYENEIGEKKDIKQIILNEYKKGTHMCILTTSSYKCADKAMKRIGLRNCFKKIITGDSLNMSKRTKDIYIKTCEIMKYKIEETLVYEDAPYAIKSAESAGLKVIKVYDKVWDN from the coding sequence ATGAAAAATATTATATTTGATATGGATGGAACAATATTAGATTCAATGGATTATTGGGAAAATCTTGGATCAAATTATTTAAAATCGGTAGGTATTGTGCCTCCACAAAATCTTAATAAGATAATTGAAAAAATGACAATGAATGAATCGGCATTATATTTTATTGAAAAATTAGGGGTAAAAAAAGATATAGATACAATAATAAAAGAAATATATGATCTTATTTTATATGAATATGAGAACGAGATAGGGGAAAAAAAAGATATAAAACAAATTATTCTTAATGAATATAAAAAAGGAACTCATATGTGTATTCTTACTACATCTTCTTATAAATGTGCAGATAAAGCTATGAAAAGAATTGGATTAAGAAATTGTTTTAAGAAAATAATAACAGGCGATTCTTTAAACATGAGCAAGAGAACAAAAGATATTTATATTAAAACATGTGAGATAATGAAATATAAAATAGAAGAGACTTTAGTTTATGAGGATGCACCATATGCTATAAAATCAGCAGAGAGTGCAGGTCTTAAAGTAATTAAAGTTTACGATAAAGTATGGGATAATTAG
- the thiE gene encoding thiamine phosphate synthase: MLKLKFCKKSLQLYAITDRHWLNGMKLKDVVEEVLKSGATFLQLREKELNHDDFVAEAKEIKKLTDKYNVPFVINDDISVAKEVDADGVHIGQSDMEYTKAREILGNDKIIGVSAGNLEEAKIAEKKGADYIGIGAIFHTNTKKDACDMSKETLLEITRNVNIPIVAIGGITYDNCDYLKGIGVDGISVISAIFGAENPTEATKKLFKKTKEIFEY, encoded by the coding sequence GTGCTAAAATTGAAGTTTTGTAAAAAATCATTGCAGCTTTATGCAATAACAGACAGACACTGGCTTAATGGAATGAAACTCAAAGATGTTGTAGAAGAGGTACTAAAATCTGGTGCAACATTTCTTCAGCTAAGAGAAAAAGAATTAAATCATGATGATTTTGTAGCTGAAGCAAAAGAAATAAAGAAATTAACTGATAAATATAATGTCCCATTTGTTATAAATGATGATATTTCTGTAGCAAAAGAAGTTGATGCAGATGGAGTTCATATTGGACAAAGCGATATGGAATATACTAAGGCACGTGAAATATTAGGAAATGATAAAATAATCGGAGTATCTGCAGGAAACTTAGAGGAAGCTAAAATAGCAGAAAAAAAGGGTGCAGATTATATAGGAATTGGAGCAATATTTCATACAAATACAAAGAAAGATGCCTGTGATATGTCAAAAGAGACACTTCTTGAAATTACTAGAAATGTAAATATTCCAATAGTTGCAATTGGAGGAATTACATATGACAACTGCGATTATTTAAAAGGTATAGGCGTTGATGGAATATCTGTTATTTCAGCAATATTTGGAGCAGAAAATCCAACAGAGGCAACAAAGAAATTATTTAAGAAGACAAAAGAAATATTTGAGTATTAG
- the thiM gene encoding hydroxyethylthiazole kinase, with translation MSKYTIEDGKEIFENIQKIKPLVHNISNIVTANDCANMTLACGGSPTMADDPDEVEEITAECNGFVLNMGNTGGYHEETMLRAGKMNNKVNHPLLLDPVGAGAAKRRNAVLKNLLNNIHFSVIRGNVSEIKFVGGQSSGAKGVDADILDLANEDNIKSIAEYAKELSKKMNTVIVISGPIDVVAFKDDVCIIRNGHKMMSKITGTGCMQSSEIGVFIAANKDNIYKAVVTAVSAYGYAGELAYKKMAETDGSFSTLRMHLIDYMAKMNYELFKEGAKIEVL, from the coding sequence ATGAGCAAATATACGATAGAAGATGGAAAAGAGATTTTTGAAAACATACAGAAGATTAAACCTTTAGTTCACAACATTTCTAATATTGTTACTGCAAATGACTGTGCAAATATGACATTAGCATGTGGTGGCTCACCAACAATGGCAGATGATCCTGATGAAGTTGAAGAAATTACAGCAGAATGTAATGGATTTGTACTTAATATGGGAAATACAGGAGGCTACCATGAAGAGACAATGTTAAGGGCAGGAAAGATGAACAATAAAGTAAATCATCCGCTTTTACTTGATCCAGTTGGTGCAGGTGCAGCTAAAAGAAGAAATGCAGTATTAAAAAATTTACTTAACAATATTCATTTCTCAGTAATAAGAGGTAATGTTTCTGAAATAAAATTTGTAGGTGGACAAAGTAGCGGTGCTAAAGGTGTTGATGCAGATATTTTAGATTTAGCAAATGAAGATAACATTAAAAGTATTGCAGAATATGCAAAAGAGTTAAGCAAAAAGATGAACACTGTAATTGTAATAAGTGGACCTATTGATGTTGTTGCATTTAAAGATGATGTATGTATAATAAGAAATGGACATAAAATGATGTCTAAAATTACAGGAACAGGATGCATGCAGTCAAGTGAGATAGGTGTATTTATAGCTGCAAATAAAGATAACATTTATAAAGCTGTAGTTACAGCTGTAAGTGCTTATGGTTATGCAGGCGAGCTCGCTTATAAAAAAATGGCTGAAACAGATGGAAGCTTTAGTACATTAAGAATGCATCTTATAGATTATATGGCAAAGATGAATTATGAATTATTTAAGGAAGGTGCTAAAATTGAAGTTTTGTAA
- a CDS encoding thiamine-binding protein — protein sequence MNASVAIQILPTVPDDKLIPIVDKVIEYIKSKGLKTFVSPFETTIEGDYDELMEIVKHCQIVACEAGAPSIMTYVKINYDPRGVLTINQKTDKYMDGNSKNKFE from the coding sequence ATGAATGCAAGTGTAGCAATTCAAATATTACCAACAGTACCAGATGACAAGTTAATTCCAATAGTTGATAAAGTTATTGAGTACATAAAAAGCAAAGGTCTTAAAACTTTTGTATCACCTTTTGAAACAACTATAGAGGGAGATTACGATGAACTTATGGAGATTGTAAAGCATTGCCAGATTGTGGCATGTGAAGCAGGTGCGCCATCTATTATGACTTATGTCAAGATTAATTATGATCCAAGAGGGGTACTTACAATAAATCAAAAGACAGACAAGTATATGGATGGAAATAGTAAAAATAAGTTTGAATAG
- a CDS encoding TetR/AcrR family transcriptional regulator, whose amino-acid sequence MVRISKAPEVRKQEIICAAMKLFYNKGYEETSIADIAKEMNVVPGLCYRYFKSKKELFEIAMDNYVKECSEKFLKVICDDKKSLKERMEDMTKLMLTQDDKNKYHDFYHKSGNEIMHEQLSIKIAKYLMPSLIKEIEKSCEKGEIHVQNAEIITNFIMYGQIGVLSCTDVSMEEKIKQIHGFIKLLIDIK is encoded by the coding sequence ATGGTAAGAATCTCAAAAGCACCTGAAGTTCGAAAGCAAGAAATAATATGTGCAGCAATGAAATTATTTTATAATAAAGGTTATGAAGAAACTTCTATAGCTGATATAGCAAAAGAAATGAATGTTGTACCAGGGTTATGTTATAGATATTTTAAGTCTAAAAAAGAACTTTTTGAAATAGCAATGGATAATTATGTTAAAGAATGTTCTGAAAAATTTTTAAAAGTTATTTGTGATGATAAAAAATCACTTAAAGAACGCATGGAGGATATGACTAAATTAATGCTTACGCAGGATGATAAAAATAAATATCATGATTTTTATCATAAATCTGGTAATGAAATAATGCATGAACAGCTTAGCATAAAGATTGCAAAATATTTAATGCCAAGTTTAATTAAAGAGATTGAAAAGTCATGTGAAAAAGGAGAAATTCACGTTCAAAATGCTGAAATAATTACTAATTTTATTATGTATGGTCAAATAGGCGTTTTATCATGCACTGATGTTTCTATGGAAGAAAAAATCAAGCAAATTCATGGATTTATAAAATTATTAATTGATATAAAATAG